From a single Oreochromis niloticus isolate F11D_XX linkage group LG3, O_niloticus_UMD_NMBU, whole genome shotgun sequence genomic region:
- the LOC100690429 gene encoding leucine-rich repeat-containing protein 72 produces the protein MDHHASGQQSPHSHASHFQWLSFAYQGLTEIPYETILTQTDSLQVLDLSYNLLDENPALLGRLEKLSTLILDCNNYTSHVKFPYMPSITTVCINKNKINNLPVFVEEIWRKFPNIKILSMMNNEAAPSYFNGGSLTQYIDYRLYVISQLPGLEILDDTEVLEKERAQARKTYRLQQSGHSSRKRKEDSCKKHTRIQKKPSSIIK, from the exons ATGGATCATCATGCATCAGGCCAACAAAGTCCTCACAGCCATGCATCACATTTCCAGTGGCTGTCCTTTGCCTACCAGGGTCTCACAGAGATCCCTTATGAAACCATCCTGACACAGACCGACAGCCTGCAGgtgctggacctgagctacaacctGCTGGATGA GAACCCGGCTCTGCTGGGCCGCCTGGAGAAGCTCAGCACTCTGATCCTGGACTGCAACAACTACACGTCTCATGTCAAGTTTCCCTACATGCCGAGTATCACCACAGTGTGCATCAACAAGAACAAGATCAACAACCTGCCTGTTTTTGTGGAGGAGATCTGGAGGAAGTTCCCCAACATCAA GATCCTCAGCATGATGAACAACGAGGCAGCACCCAGCTACTTCAATGGAGGCAGTCTGACTCAGTACATAGACTACAG ACTCTATGTGATCAGTCAGCTTCCGGGTCTGGAGATTCTGGATGACACGGAGGTCCTGGAGAAGGAGCGAGCCCAGGCTCGGAAAACCTACCGGCTGCAGCAGAGCggtcacagcagcagaaaacgGAAAGAGGACTCCTGCAAGAAGCACACGCGCATTCAGAAGAAGCCAAGCAGCATTATAAAATAA